TCGGCCCACCCAAAACCGACAGACCTAAACCTCCGGCGGGCGCTTTGGCCAAGACCCTCTCCACCCCCACCACCCGCTTCGACGATGGCTGGGTGGCCACCGTGCAAAACGACCACGTGCGCCTGGACAAAGGGGGGCTCGCGGTTTTCCTGTACTACGCCTTACCGGCTGTAGGCGGCGACCAGGCGGATATCGTCCAGCACTATTGGAAGCAGGTCGTAGCCAGTCGCTATCGGGCCGATGAACTGAAAGTTTTTCAAAACGGCCCTTGCTATTTGTGCCTCTACTTTGGCGAGAGCGGCGCCACCGAGGTGGCCACCGGTGCGCACAAGCACGTGGCCCTCTTCGTCCAGATCGAACAAGGAAAGGCGTATCCCATCCTGGCAGTAGCCTCGAGTTTTGCGGTTTTCCAGCAAAGCTTCCCCAATATCGAGGCCCTGGGCAAGATGAGCGGGTACAACAGGTTTGCGGTCAAGCTTCCGGACTTGGTGGGCACCTGGACCTCCCACGAGGCCGTGGGTCTCAACTACTACAACGCCCTGACCGGGGCCTACGCCGGTATGAACATGGTGAACCGCAGCGACGAGTTTACCTTCAACCGCGACGGTACCTATAGCAGCAAGCACGTGGGTTCCTCTGGTTTTATCGGATCGCAGAGCATCCTGAACCAGCGCTACACCGGAAAGGCCACCCTTACCGACTGGCGCATCACCCTGACGGGCCGCTACAAGGGGTCGGTGGAGGCCTACCACGCCTACTTCATCATGACCGCCGGAGGCCCGGTGTTGCAGCTCGTGCAGGTAGGGGCCGAGGGGATTCGCTACACCCTGGCCCGGCAGAAATCGCCCTAGGGTCGCATCAAAACCAGGATCGAGAAAGCCTCGTACCAGGCCCCCAAAAGCAGGAAGAAAGCCCCCAGGTAGACCGTATGGCCCAGGGCCCGCAAGCCAGCCCGGTAGCCCTCGCCTCGCAGAGTCTTGAGCATCAAAACCATGCCGCCAAAGGTAGCCAAAATGTAGGCCTGGAGTTCCACCACAATGGTCGGAAGGTGCAGCAGGTAGTTGGCCAGGGGCAGGGCCACCGGGCTCAGGGCAAAGCCCAGCACAAAGTAGCGCAGGGCGTTGAACAGCAGGGCTGGAATACCCAGGAAAAGCCCCGGCACTGCGGTTGTGAAGACGAGGCCATTGGTGAAGTTCCAGTAGAAAATCACGATGGCCAGACCCAACACCCCCCCGCTCAAAGCGCCTCCGATACCAATCTGCTCGAGGGCCCCCCCCACAACCTCCTGCATGAGCTTGACCATCTGAGGGTTGGCATAGGCCACCAGGCCGCCCAGCGCAAATAGGCCATAGAGGCCAATATTCACACCAAGGTACAAACCCCGGTACTGCCCCACCAGGGCCCAGCCCTCGCGCCACCAACGGGCCAGCACACTGTCGCCCCGCAGGGCTACCAGCCAGCCCAGCGAAAGGGCCACAAAAAGCACCCAGGAGAAAGGGCTTTTGAGCCAGGCCGGCAGCAGCCCCCCCTCGGGGGCAAAGCCGATTCGGGTCACCTCGCCGTCGCGCAGGGTGACCCGTAGCTCTCCCCCACGCCCGGCCACGGTAGCAGGAAATTTGACGATGCTACCCCTGGGGGTAAGGTCTTCCAGGGGTTCGTCGAGGTTAACCGACAGGTCGCGGGGGGGCGGGGGAAAAGCCAGGCTGCGCTCAATCAGCCGCACCACCTCTTCGGTGGGTTTGCCCACCGCCTGCGAGGGGTCTACCGTGTACTTACCCGCTTGCCAGTCCTGGATAGCCTGTCGGGCGATCTCGATATTGCTTTGGGCCAGGGCCAAAGGGAAGCCCAGTACAACCAATAACAGGCCCAGGCTCCAACCTGTGTGTAGCTTTCTCGCATTCAACATGCTCATAGCCTACTTTGAACCTAAACTTCCTGTAACGGCACACCCCGTTGGCACAACGGGCAGGAGTCGGGGGCGTAGGTAGGAAAGTCGAGCTGCACCAGCGAGCGGTAGGGAACGCCAAACTCAGCCCGGCCTGCGCTGCGGTCTACGATGGCCCCCACCGCCACGCATCTGGCTCCCCTGGCCTCGGCAGCCTGCATGGCCTTCTGTACCGAGCCGCCGGTAGTAACCACATCCTCCACCGCCAAAAAGCGCTCGCCGGGGTGGATGGTAAGCCCCTCGCGCACCCGCATACCCCCCATGCTGTCCTTTTCGGCAAAAAGGGCCCGCACCCCCAGGGCTTTGGCCGTTACAAAGGCCAGTACTACGCCCCCCATGGCCGGGCCGATCACGAACTCCAGCTCCATATCCTCGAAAAGCTCTCCCAACGCCTGCCCCACCGCCTCGGCGTAGATCGGGTGCTGCAGCAGCGTGGTGGACTGGAGAAATTTGGGTGAGTGCCGCCCCGAGCGCAGCAAAAAATGCCCCTCCAACAGGGCCCCGGTTTCTTTGTAGAGGCTGAGGATATCCACCCCCTTATGCTACCGGGAATCCGAAGGGTAAGGGCAGCCCATGAGTAGGCCAGGATCGAATAACCCAAACCGTGCCGCTATCCAAGCAAGTCCGCTTAGCGCAAAATAGTCGTCATGGGCTATACGCTTTACCTCCCCAGCGAACCCGCACCGCCCCAAGCCAAACCGCTACCCGAGATGCCACTCCTGATCCTGGTGGGCCTGACCGGGGTGGGCAAAACCAGCCTCATTCAAGAACTCCGCTACCCCACCCTGCCCGACCGACGCGAACTGGTAGACCGCTACGTGTTTCCCCTGTACGGCCACACGCCTGAGGCGCTCGACCGCAGCCAGCGCTTTGCCCTCACCCGGCGCTTCCGCCAGGAGCACCCCGGCGGGGTGGCGGAAATCCTGGCCCAAAGCCGCGCCGTGCCCGCCTGGCCCCTGCTGTTCGATGGCCTGCGTGGGGCGGACGAGGTGCGCTATGCCCTGGAGCACCTGCCCCATACGTACTTTGTGGTGCTGGAAGCCCGCGACCTGACCCGGCTCTCGCGCCTGCTGGGGCGGGGCGATGCCTTCGACCGGGTGCAGATAGACTCGAGCGACCTCGCTACCCTGCACGCGCTGGCCCAGGGGGTTTTGAGCGAAGCAGAGCTACAGGAAGCCTTGGGCTGGAATGTGCCCATCCAGGAGCTCATGGCCAAGCTCAAAATTGTGGCCGAGGAGCGCAAGAACTACGACCCCGTCGGTGCACGGCGGGTATTGGAGGGAAACCCCAGGGCGCTCTTCCTCGATACCGAAACCCTGCGCATCGAAGAAGAAGTTGCCGCCATAAGGGCTTTTGTGGAGCAGCATGCCTAGCATAAAGCGCATCACCCCCCGCCCCTTCCGCCTGCCGCTCAGGGGTGCGCTGCGCTGGGGCAAGGCCTCGGAGCTGGCCGCTTTGGAGCATGTGCTGCTCGAGGTCGAGCTTTCCGACGGCGCCCTGGGTCGGGCCGAGATTCCCCCGCGTCCCACCATCTACGGCGAGACGGTTGGTACGGTGCTGGCGGCGCTGGACTACCTGAG
This genomic stretch from Meiothermus sp. harbors:
- the pyrE gene encoding orotate phosphoribosyltransferase, whose protein sequence is MDILSLYKETGALLEGHFLLRSGRHSPKFLQSTTLLQHPIYAEAVGQALGELFEDMELEFVIGPAMGGVVLAFVTAKALGVRALFAEKDSMGGMRVREGLTIHPGERFLAVEDVVTTGGSVQKAMQAAEARGARCVAVGAIVDRSAGRAEFGVPYRSLVQLDFPTYAPDSCPLCQRGVPLQEV
- a CDS encoding stage II sporulation protein M; this translates as MLNARKLHTGWSLGLLLVVLGFPLALAQSNIEIARQAIQDWQAGKYTVDPSQAVGKPTEEVVRLIERSLAFPPPPRDLSVNLDEPLEDLTPRGSIVKFPATVAGRGGELRVTLRDGEVTRIGFAPEGGLLPAWLKSPFSWVLFVALSLGWLVALRGDSVLARWWREGWALVGQYRGLYLGVNIGLYGLFALGGLVAYANPQMVKLMQEVVGGALEQIGIGGALSGGVLGLAIVIFYWNFTNGLVFTTAVPGLFLGIPALLFNALRYFVLGFALSPVALPLANYLLHLPTIVVELQAYILATFGGMVLMLKTLRGEGYRAGLRALGHTVYLGAFFLLLGAWYEAFSILVLMRP